A part of Brassica napus cultivar Da-Ae chromosome A5 unlocalized genomic scaffold, Da-Ae chrA05_Random_43, whole genome shotgun sequence genomic DNA contains:
- the LOC106428805 gene encoding protein ASPARTIC PROTEASE IN GUARD CELL 2-like produces MLLPLFFFLLLLLNLHLSSSSSISFPDFQIIDVLQPLTVTGTGTLSDFNNTDESKYTLRLLHRDRFPSVSYRNHHHRLHARLRRDTDRVAAILRRISGKTVPSGSKYEVDDFGSDVVSGMDQGSGEYFVRIGVGSPPRDQYMVIDSGSDMVWVQCQPCKLCYKQSDPVFDPAKSGSYTGVSCGSSVCDRIENSGCHSGGCRYEVMYGDGSYTKGTLALETLTFGRTVIRNVAMGCGHRNRGMFVGAAGLLGIGGGSMSFVGQLTGQTGGAFGYCLVSRGTDSTGSLVFGREALPVGASWVPLVRNPRAPSFYYVGLKGLGVGGVRIALPDDVFDLTETGDGGVVMDTGTAVTRLPTAAYAAFRDGFKAQTANLPRASGVSIFDTCYDLSGFVSVRVPTVSFYFTEGPVLTLPARNFLMPVDDSGTYCFAFAASPTGLSIIGNIQQEGIQVSFDGANGFVGFGPNVC; encoded by the coding sequence ATGCTgcttcctctcttcttcttcctcctcctcctcctcaatctccatctctcttcctcctcctcaatCTCCTTCCCTGATTTTCAGATCATCGACGTTCTACAACCGCTCACCGTCACTGGAACCGGAACCCTTTCCGATTTCAACAACACCGACGAGTCTAAGTACACTCTTCGTCTCCTCCACCGCGATAGATTCCCTTCTGTTTCTTACCGTAACCACCACCACCGTCTCCACGCCCGTTTGCGGAGAGACACAGACCGAGTCGCCGCCATCCTCCGCCGCATTTCCGGCAAAACTGTACCTTCCGGTTCCAAGTACGAAGTCGACGACTTTGGCTCCGATGTGGTCTCCGGCATGGACCAAGGGAGCGGCGAGTACTTCGTCAGAATCGGCGTCGGAAGTCCGCCGCGAGATCAGTACATGGTGATTGACTCCGGTAGCGACATGGTTTGGGTTCAGTGTCAGCCTTGCAAGCTCTGTTACAAACAATCCGACCCGGTTTTCGACCCGGCTAAATCCGGGTCCTATACCGGAGTCTCCTGCGGGTCCTCCGTATGCGACCGGATCGAAAACTCCGGCTGCCACTCCGGCGGGTGTCGCTACGAGGTCATGTACGGGGACGGGTCTTACACTAAAGGGACGTTAGCTCTCGAAACGCTGACGTTTGGTAGGACGGTGATTCGAAACGTCGCGATGGGATGCGGCCACCGGAACAGAGGAATGTTCGTCGGGGCAGCCGGTTTACTAGGTATCGGAGGCGGTTCGATGTCTTTCGTGGGACAATTAACCGGTCAAACCGGAGGTGCGTTCGGTTATTGTTTAGTGAGCCGCGGCACAGACTCGACCGGTTCGTTGGTTTTCGGACGTGAAGCTTTGCCCGTTGGTGCCTCGTGGGTCCCGCTCGTCCGTAACCCGCGTGCGCCGAGCTTCTACTACGTTGGTCTCAAGGGTCTCGGAGTAGGCGGCGTTAGAATCGCTTTACCGGACGATGTTTTCGACTTAACCGAAACCGGCGACGGCGGGGTGGTTATGGACACCGGAACGGCCGTCACAAGGCTTCCCACGGCGGCTTACGCTGCGTTCCGGGATGGGTTTAAGGCCCAGACAGCAAACTTGCCGCGAGCTTCCGGCGTATCGATATTCGACACGTGTTACGACCTGTCCGGGTTTGTCTCGGTCCGAGTTCCGACCGTGTCGTTCTATTTCACGGAAGGTCCGGTTTTGACTTTACCGGCGAGGAATTTCTTGATGCCGGTGGATGATTCGGGGACGTACTGTTTCGCGTTCGCGGCGTCTCCGACGGGTTTGTCGATAATAGGGAACATACAGCAAGAAGGGATCCAAGTATCTTTCGACGGAGCCAATGGCTTTGTTGGGTTTGGTCCCAATGTTTGCTAg